Proteins encoded within one genomic window of Actinomycetes bacterium:
- a CDS encoding 3-hydroxyacyl-CoA dehydrogenase family protein — MAVVAVVGAGLMGSGIAQVAAQAGHQVRLRDIDDHAVARGLTGIDESLARFVAKERISAEDASATRARISGTTSLADAAADAEIIVEAVFEKLEIKEELFAELDTVAPLGAVLATNTSAIPITRIAAATSRPEDVVGTHFFSPVPMMKLCELVRGYKTSNETLQRARDFAEGIGKTCVVVNRDVAGFVTTRLIAALAMEAVNLVESGVASAEDVDTACKLGFGHAMGPLQTADLTGVDILTNAALNIYHDSQDEKFAPPELLRRMVVAGDLGRKSGRGFYDYN, encoded by the coding sequence ATGGCCGTAGTGGCAGTCGTCGGTGCAGGACTTATGGGCTCAGGCATTGCCCAGGTAGCCGCGCAAGCAGGACATCAGGTCCGGTTGCGTGACATTGACGATCACGCGGTAGCGCGCGGCCTCACTGGCATCGATGAGTCGCTGGCCCGGTTTGTGGCCAAGGAGCGCATCAGCGCCGAAGATGCCAGCGCTACTCGCGCCCGGATTTCCGGCACCACCTCGCTGGCGGATGCGGCCGCCGATGCCGAGATCATCGTTGAGGCAGTGTTTGAAAAACTGGAGATCAAAGAGGAACTGTTCGCTGAACTGGACACAGTGGCGCCACTGGGTGCGGTTTTGGCCACGAACACCTCCGCGATTCCGATCACTCGAATCGCCGCGGCGACTTCCCGCCCAGAAGACGTAGTAGGTACGCACTTCTTTTCACCGGTGCCGATGATGAAACTGTGCGAACTGGTGCGGGGCTACAAGACCAGCAACGAAACGCTGCAGCGCGCCCGAGACTTCGCTGAGGGGATCGGCAAAACCTGTGTCGTGGTGAACCGGGATGTGGCCGGTTTCGTTACCACTCGGCTGATTGCTGCGCTGGCGATGGAGGCGGTGAACCTAGTCGAGTCCGGAGTCGCGTCGGCTGAAGATGTCGATACCGCCTGCAAGTTAGGCTTCGGTCACGCCATGGGACCGCTGCAAACCGCTGACCTGACCGGCGTGGACATTCTGACCAATGCGGCCTTGAACATCTACCACGACAGCCAGGATGAAAAGTTTGCTCCGCCGGAGTTGCTGCGTCGCATGGTGGTCGCTGGTGACTTGGGTCGAAAGTCCGGTCGCGGTTTCTACGATTACAACTGA
- a CDS encoding ABC transporter ATP-binding protein has translation MSELLLQDVRLQYGDFVAIDGVSLQVAAGEVVAVLGPSGCGKSSLLRAVAGLEPLSGGAITLAGRDLAGVPVHKRGVGLMFADHALFSHLDVAGNVAFGLRMARWPRQQQEQRVAEMLALVGLADRASSPIAELSGGQQQRVALARTLAPRPEVVLLDEPMSSLDRALRRELREMLAASLAETGATALLVTHDRDEALQLGHRVAVMRSGRLVQVAPGRQLLAEPADDWVADFLADDPLQQLS, from the coding sequence ATGTCTGAACTGTTGCTGCAGGATGTTCGGCTGCAGTACGGCGACTTTGTCGCTATCGATGGGGTGTCGTTGCAGGTCGCGGCCGGCGAAGTCGTCGCCGTGCTAGGTCCGAGCGGTTGCGGCAAGTCGTCACTGCTGCGAGCCGTGGCGGGGCTAGAACCGCTCTCGGGTGGCGCCATTACCTTGGCCGGCCGAGATCTGGCTGGTGTGCCGGTCCACAAACGCGGGGTCGGGTTGATGTTCGCCGACCACGCGCTGTTCTCTCATCTTGATGTTGCTGGCAATGTCGCTTTCGGACTGCGGATGGCCCGATGGCCTCGGCAGCAGCAAGAGCAACGAGTGGCCGAGATGCTCGCGCTGGTGGGGTTGGCGGATCGGGCATCGTCGCCGATTGCGGAACTGTCCGGTGGGCAGCAGCAGCGGGTGGCGCTGGCGCGCACGTTGGCACCACGACCGGAGGTGGTGCTGTTGGACGAGCCGATGAGTTCACTGGACCGGGCGCTGCGGCGCGAACTACGGGAGATGCTGGCCGCATCGCTGGCCGAAACTGGTGCCACCGCACTCTTGGTCACTCACGATCGGGATGAAGCGCTGCAACTAGGTCACCGGGTGGCGGTGATGCGCTCGGGGCGGCTGGTTCAGGTGGCGCCGGGTCGGCAGCTGCTAGCGGAGCCTGCCGATGACTGGGTCGCTGATTTCTTGGCTGATGATCCGCTTCAGCAACTGTCCTAG
- a CDS encoding iron ABC transporter permease, translating into MPVGFLLLFFGYPVVHLIGVALVQEDSFSRIWSALGNDRVAGVLWFTAWQAVLSTLLTVIVALPGCWVLSRYRFSGRGLVSALSVVAFVMPTVVVATAIGAVLADDGPLAWLLPEGADRGLGAILAAHVYFNLAVVLRVVGTYWSQLDPRPSEAAAVLGASPWRLWWSVTLPRLRPAILAAGSIVFLFTFTSFGIVLLLGGPGQATIEVEIQRQVLYLFNVPAGAALSVLQIVVVLAILAAQIVLSRRLAAGGGTAVQLRSPRTARERGAVLLFLVLSLLIFAGPPLAVLSRALQTANGWGWRNFSSLVNEDPGTVLSVPPVTAIGNSLLYAAVATLIAVVIGGLMALAIARTQASVWEGIWLLPLGVSAVTLGFGLLITFDSDPINWRASFVMVPIAQALVAIPFVVRSLVPALRAINPRVLEAAALLGAAPRQVFRFVQLPLIGRAALVAVGFSLAISLGEFGATLFVARGDRPTLPIAIYRLLGTPGEANQGQAMALAAILIAMTAAVVLLTDRWRMAGERHV; encoded by the coding sequence GTGCCAGTGGGATTTCTGCTGCTCTTCTTCGGCTATCCGGTGGTACATCTCATCGGTGTTGCGCTGGTCCAAGAAGACTCCTTCAGCCGCATCTGGTCGGCATTGGGAAACGATCGGGTGGCGGGCGTGCTGTGGTTCACCGCTTGGCAGGCAGTACTGTCCACCCTGCTGACCGTCATCGTGGCCTTGCCCGGCTGTTGGGTGCTCTCGCGGTATCGATTTAGCGGACGGGGTCTAGTGTCAGCGCTATCGGTCGTCGCCTTCGTGATGCCCACCGTGGTGGTGGCGACAGCCATTGGCGCGGTACTTGCCGATGACGGACCGTTGGCCTGGCTACTCCCCGAAGGAGCCGATCGCGGACTGGGCGCCATTCTGGCCGCACATGTCTATTTCAATCTGGCGGTAGTGCTGCGGGTTGTCGGTACCTACTGGAGTCAGCTGGATCCTCGGCCGAGTGAGGCGGCCGCGGTGCTGGGAGCATCACCGTGGCGACTGTGGTGGTCGGTCACGTTGCCGCGACTCCGGCCAGCGATTCTGGCAGCCGGTTCAATCGTCTTCCTGTTTACTTTCACCTCGTTCGGGATCGTGTTGCTGCTGGGTGGACCCGGGCAGGCCACTATCGAAGTGGAGATTCAACGGCAGGTGCTCTATCTGTTCAATGTGCCGGCCGGGGCTGCGCTATCGGTGCTGCAGATCGTGGTGGTGCTAGCCATTTTGGCGGCCCAGATCGTGCTGTCCCGTCGGCTTGCGGCTGGCGGTGGTACTGCGGTGCAGTTGCGGTCGCCCCGCACGGCCCGAGAGCGCGGCGCGGTCCTGCTCTTTCTGGTCCTGTCCTTGTTGATCTTTGCGGGTCCGCCGTTGGCCGTACTGTCCCGGGCATTGCAGACGGCGAATGGCTGGGGGTGGCGCAACTTCTCCTCCCTCGTCAATGAGGATCCGGGTACCGTCCTGAGCGTGCCACCGGTCACCGCGATCGGGAACTCGTTGCTGTACGCGGCGGTCGCCACCCTGATTGCCGTAGTCATCGGCGGACTGATGGCGCTGGCGATTGCTCGAACGCAGGCCAGTGTTTGGGAGGGCATCTGGCTGCTGCCACTGGGGGTTTCAGCGGTCACGCTCGGCTTCGGGTTGCTGATTACTTTTGACTCCGACCCAATCAACTGGCGTGCGTCCTTCGTAATGGTGCCGATCGCCCAAGCGCTGGTGGCGATTCCGTTCGTGGTGCGATCGCTAGTGCCAGCGCTGCGAGCCATTAACCCGCGGGTGCTGGAAGCCGCCGCACTGTTAGGGGCGGCGCCGCGGCAGGTTTTCCGATTTGTGCAGTTGCCACTGATCGGTCGCGCAGCGCTGGTAGCGGTGGGCTTCTCACTGGCCATTTCCCTAGGTGAGTTCGGTGCCACCTTGTTCGTAGCGCGCGGCGACCGACCGACGTTGCCGATCGCGATCTATCGGCTGCTCGGCACGCCTGGTGAAGCCAATCAGGGGCAGGCGATGGCGCTTGCTGCCATTCTGATTGCGATGACAGCAGCTGTGGTGCTGCTGACCGACCGGTGGCGAATGGCGGGCGAGCGACATGTCTGA
- a CDS encoding thiamine ABC transporter substrate-binding protein, with protein MTPRFIRSHQNRRSRLSVVAALAAATLVITGCTSTDSQPTASPSPGSTVTLVTYDSYLISDETLAAFTEQTGVNVDVVRAGDGGQIVNRAILTKDNPEGDVLFGVDNNLLSRALSNDLFQPYQPAAISEVPQEFVDGTDGVVTPIDTGDVCINIDKAGLAQRDLDPPQSLDDLTDPAYRGLLVVENPATSTPGLAFLLTTVDRYGADGFTDYWQKLADNEVVVENSWDSAYYQRFSGGSGEGKLPLVVSYASSPAAEVIFAEKPPKTAPTTALLDSCYRQVEYAGLLAGAANPAGGQALLDFMLTPTYQDDLPLNNFVYPVLPTAEVPAEFDKYAPKPTAPAQLPAAEVDANREGWVEQWTAVVQP; from the coding sequence ATGACACCTCGCTTTATTCGTTCGCACCAAAACCGGCGGTCAAGGTTGTCGGTAGTGGCGGCGCTCGCCGCTGCCACCCTCGTGATCACCGGTTGCACCAGTACGGACTCCCAGCCGACGGCTTCACCGTCACCGGGGAGTACGGTCACGCTGGTCACCTACGACTCCTACCTGATCTCGGATGAGACGTTGGCCGCCTTCACCGAGCAGACCGGGGTAAACGTCGATGTTGTTCGCGCCGGTGATGGCGGTCAGATAGTCAATCGAGCAATTCTGACCAAGGACAATCCGGAAGGCGATGTGCTGTTTGGCGTAGACAACAATTTGTTGTCTCGGGCGTTAAGCAACGATCTGTTCCAGCCGTATCAGCCAGCGGCGATCTCGGAGGTTCCGCAGGAGTTTGTGGATGGCACCGATGGCGTGGTGACGCCGATCGATACCGGTGATGTGTGCATCAACATCGACAAGGCCGGGTTAGCACAGCGAGATCTGGACCCACCGCAATCGTTGGATGATCTGACCGACCCGGCCTACCGAGGCTTGCTGGTCGTGGAGAACCCCGCCACCTCAACGCCGGGGCTGGCGTTCTTGCTGACCACGGTGGATCGCTACGGTGCCGACGGCTTCACGGACTATTGGCAGAAGCTGGCCGATAACGAGGTCGTGGTCGAAAACAGTTGGGATAGCGCCTATTACCAGCGATTCTCTGGCGGCAGCGGCGAGGGCAAATTGCCACTAGTCGTCAGCTACGCATCTTCACCTGCCGCTGAGGTCATCTTTGCGGAGAAACCGCCGAAGACCGCACCCACCACGGCGTTGCTGGACTCCTGCTATCGGCAGGTCGAATACGCCGGGTTGTTGGCAGGTGCGGCCAATCCAGCCGGTGGCCAGGCTTTGCTGGACTTCATGTTGACGCCGACCTACCAGGATGATTTGCCGCTGAACAACTTTGTCTACCCGGTACTTCCCACTGCCGAGGTGCCGGCCGAGTTCGACAAATACGCCCCCAAGCCGACCGCGCCTGCCCAGCTGCCAGCAGCGGAGGTGGATGCCAATCGTGAAGGTTGGGTAGAACAGTGGACCGCGGTGGTGCAGCCGTAG
- the murA gene encoding UDP-N-acetylglucosamine 1-carboxyvinyltransferase has protein sequence MPAVDAFRIQGGSVLNGEVTVVGAKNSVLKLMAATLLTEGRSEIRNVPQILDVEIMAELITRLGCQVELFPQERRLTIDVPELLEHRADYDLVRQMRASVSVLGPLMSRLGMADIALPGGDAIGSRGLDIHLAGLERMGAKTTSEHGYLIASAPEGLRGAAHWLDFPSVGATETLLMASVRARGTSVIDNAAREPEIVDICRMLVGMGAQIEGIGTSTLVITGTEDLTPTQHVTVGDRIVAGTWATAAVITGGDVTVRGVDPGCLELPLTKLALTGAEVTADANSFRVRASDRPEPVDVVTLPYPGFATDLQPQFIAMNAMSTGVAMVTENLFESRFKFVNELVRLGADVRIEGHHALIRGRERLSGAEVEATDIRAGASLVLAGLVANGETLVNHIHHIDRGYDSFEQDLRALGATIERVSREDNVEQQH, from the coding sequence ATGCCAGCCGTGGACGCATTCCGAATTCAAGGCGGATCAGTCTTGAATGGTGAGGTCACCGTCGTGGGGGCGAAGAACTCGGTACTCAAGTTGATGGCGGCCACACTGCTAACCGAGGGCCGCTCGGAAATTCGGAACGTTCCGCAGATTCTGGACGTCGAGATCATGGCGGAACTGATCACCCGGCTGGGCTGCCAGGTGGAACTGTTCCCCCAGGAGCGCCGGCTCACCATTGATGTTCCCGAGTTGTTGGAGCACCGCGCCGACTACGACCTGGTTCGGCAGATGCGAGCATCCGTGTCCGTGTTGGGCCCGCTGATGTCTCGGTTGGGGATGGCTGACATTGCGCTTCCTGGCGGTGACGCGATCGGATCCCGTGGCCTGGACATACATTTGGCTGGCTTGGAACGGATGGGCGCCAAGACGACGAGTGAGCATGGCTACCTCATCGCCTCGGCCCCGGAAGGACTGCGTGGTGCCGCGCATTGGCTGGACTTCCCCAGCGTCGGCGCTACCGAGACGTTGCTCATGGCATCGGTGCGGGCGCGGGGCACCAGCGTGATCGACAATGCTGCCCGAGAGCCAGAAATTGTCGATATCTGTCGCATGCTGGTCGGAATGGGCGCACAGATTGAGGGCATCGGTACCTCGACCCTCGTAATCACCGGAACCGAGGACCTGACACCGACGCAGCATGTGACGGTGGGGGATCGGATCGTCGCCGGGACTTGGGCGACGGCGGCAGTCATCACCGGCGGCGATGTCACGGTTCGCGGGGTTGATCCCGGATGTTTGGAGTTGCCGCTCACGAAGTTGGCCTTGACCGGCGCTGAGGTCACCGCTGACGCAAATAGTTTCCGAGTCCGGGCCTCGGATCGGCCGGAGCCGGTCGATGTCGTGACATTGCCGTATCCCGGCTTCGCCACTGATTTGCAGCCGCAGTTCATCGCAATGAACGCGATGTCCACCGGGGTCGCTATGGTCACCGAGAACCTCTTCGAGAGTCGCTTCAAGTTCGTCAATGAACTCGTCCGACTGGGTGCAGATGTCCGGATCGAAGGCCATCACGCACTGATCCGGGGCCGGGAACGACTCTCGGGCGCGGAAGTAGAAGCCACGGATATCAGGGCGGGTGCCAGTCTGGTACTAGCAGGGTTGGTGGCGAATGGTGAGACCTTGGTGAACCACATCCACCACATTGATCGCGGCTACGACTCCTTCGAGCAGGATCTGCGAGCGCTAGGCGCCACCATCGAGCGAGTCAGCCGCGAGGATAACGTCGAGCAGCAGCACTAA
- a CDS encoding cob(I)yrinic acid a,c-diamide adenosyltransferase — MVNLTRIYTRTGDDGTTSLGDMSRTGKNDLRLIAYADVDEANAQIGAAVALGDLKPDVAEVLVGIQNDLFDVGADLCTPLAAEDNRLRITQEYLDRLEGYCDTYNEELQPLRSFVLPGGTAGAGLLHVARTVTRRAERATWAALDEFGDSMNSLTARYLNRLSDLLFILARVANSGDDVLWQPGG, encoded by the coding sequence GTGGTCAACCTCACTCGAATTTATACCCGCACCGGCGATGACGGAACAACGTCGCTTGGTGATATGTCTCGCACCGGCAAAAACGACTTGCGGCTCATCGCCTACGCGGACGTAGATGAAGCTAACGCCCAGATAGGCGCAGCTGTTGCGCTCGGCGACCTGAAGCCGGATGTTGCTGAGGTCTTGGTCGGCATTCAAAATGACCTCTTCGACGTCGGCGCTGACCTTTGCACCCCACTGGCCGCCGAGGACAACCGGCTGCGCATCACCCAGGAGTACTTGGATCGACTCGAGGGATACTGCGACACCTATAACGAGGAACTGCAGCCGCTCAGATCATTCGTGCTCCCCGGCGGCACCGCTGGCGCCGGGTTGCTGCACGTGGCTCGGACGGTCACCCGGCGGGCAGAGCGTGCGACCTGGGCCGCCCTGGATGAGTTTGGCGACAGCATGAACTCGCTGACTGCTCGATACCTGAATCGACTCTCAGACCTGCTGTTCATTTTGGCTCGTGTAGCCAACAGCGGCGATGACGTATTGTGGCAACCCGGTGGCTAG
- a CDS encoding F0F1 ATP synthase subunit epsilon: protein MAELAVSVVSLEHPEWEGAASQIVLKTVEGEMGILPGHEPVLATLVDAPIRIDPVEGDPLYFAVHGGFFSLDEDRVIVLADIAESFGEIDLARAQDAKQRAEAAIRADEEDIEAMESLQRATTRIRIIEEYS, encoded by the coding sequence ATGGCGGAGCTCGCGGTCAGCGTTGTCTCACTGGAGCACCCTGAATGGGAGGGTGCTGCCAGCCAGATCGTGCTGAAAACGGTCGAGGGGGAGATGGGAATCTTGCCGGGTCACGAACCCGTGCTAGCTACCCTGGTGGACGCCCCGATCCGAATCGACCCAGTGGAGGGTGACCCGCTCTACTTCGCGGTGCACGGCGGGTTCTTCTCACTCGATGAGGATCGGGTGATCGTGTTGGCTGATATCGCCGAGTCATTCGGCGAAATCGATCTAGCTCGAGCCCAAGACGCCAAGCAGCGTGCAGAGGCGGCCATTAGGGCCGATGAAGAAGACATCGAAGCGATGGAGTCGCTACAGCGAGCCACCACTCGGATCCGCATCATCGAGGAATACAGTTAG
- the atpD gene encoding F0F1 ATP synthase subunit beta encodes MSAVIEEVVAQEGGVGRVARVTGPVVDVEFPVEAMPALNNALKVTVDFGGGSEDIEGAEVHELTLEVAQHIGDNMVRAISMQPTDGLVRGTEVRDTGDSITVPVGDATLGHVWNTLGESLDVKSSTLDISDRWGIHRSAPPFDQLESKTEVFETGIKVIDLLTPYVKGGKIGLFGGAGVGKTVLIQEMIYRVAENFGGVSVFAGVGERTREGNDLFLEMTESGVINKTALVFGQMDEPPGTRLRVALAALTMAEYFRDVQNQDVLLFIDNIFRFTQAGSEVSTLLGRMPSAVGYQPTLADEMGQLQERITSTRGNSITSLQAIYVPADDLTDPAPATTFAHLDATTVLSRPISELGIYPAVDPLDSTSRILDATYIGDEHYAVAARVKEILQRYKDLQDIIAILGIDELSEEDKILVNRARRIQRFLSQNMFVAEAFTGQPGSFVPVTETVASFKALADGDYDHIPEQAFFMCGGIEDVERKAAEMKKD; translated from the coding sequence ATGTCTGCCGTCATCGAGGAAGTCGTCGCACAGGAAGGCGGCGTCGGCCGAGTCGCGCGTGTTACCGGACCGGTTGTGGACGTGGAGTTCCCGGTCGAGGCCATGCCGGCGTTGAACAATGCGCTGAAAGTCACCGTAGATTTCGGTGGCGGCAGCGAGGACATCGAGGGTGCTGAGGTCCACGAGTTGACACTTGAGGTTGCACAGCACATCGGCGACAACATGGTTCGCGCGATCTCGATGCAGCCCACGGATGGGCTAGTGCGCGGCACTGAGGTGCGTGACACCGGCGACTCGATCACCGTGCCGGTGGGTGACGCGACCCTCGGCCACGTATGGAACACCTTGGGCGAATCGTTGGACGTCAAGTCCAGCACGCTGGACATCAGCGATCGCTGGGGTATTCACCGCTCCGCGCCGCCATTTGACCAGTTGGAATCCAAGACCGAGGTCTTCGAGACTGGCATCAAGGTCATCGACCTGCTTACCCCCTACGTCAAGGGCGGCAAGATTGGCCTGTTCGGTGGTGCCGGTGTCGGTAAGACGGTGCTGATCCAGGAGATGATCTACCGAGTCGCTGAGAACTTCGGTGGTGTGTCGGTGTTCGCCGGAGTCGGTGAGCGAACCCGTGAGGGTAACGACCTCTTCCTGGAAATGACCGAGTCGGGCGTTATCAATAAGACTGCACTGGTCTTCGGTCAGATGGATGAGCCGCCGGGCACTCGTCTGCGAGTGGCGCTGGCTGCGCTGACCATGGCGGAGTACTTCCGTGACGTGCAGAACCAGGACGTGCTGCTGTTCATCGACAACATCTTCCGTTTCACCCAGGCCGGTTCAGAGGTCTCCACGTTGCTGGGCCGCATGCCTTCAGCGGTGGGTTACCAGCCGACGCTGGCTGATGAGATGGGTCAGTTGCAGGAACGAATCACCTCAACCCGTGGTAACTCCATTACCTCGCTGCAAGCGATCTACGTGCCTGCTGACGACCTGACCGACCCGGCACCAGCCACTACCTTCGCTCACCTTGATGCGACTACGGTGTTGTCGCGACCGATTTCGGAGTTGGGTATCTACCCGGCGGTGGATCCGCTGGATTCCACCTCGCGGATCCTGGACGCCACCTACATCGGCGACGAGCACTACGCAGTCGCTGCCCGGGTTAAGGAGATTCTGCAGCGGTACAAGGACCTGCAGGACATCATCGCGATCCTCGGAATCGACGAGCTTTCCGAAGAGGACAAGATTCTGGTGAACCGGGCTCGCCGGATTCAGCGTTTCTTGTCGCAGAACATGTTCGTGGCGGAGGCCTTCACCGGTCAGCCCGGCTCCTTCGTCCCAGTCACCGAGACCGTCGCCTCCTTCAAGGCGTTGGCAGACGGCGACTACGACCACATTCCGGAACAGGCGTTCTTCATGTGCGGCGGCATCGAGGACGTGGAACGCAAGGCCGCCGAAATGAAGAAGGACTGA
- a CDS encoding F0F1 ATP synthase subunit gamma, whose protein sequence is MGGQQRIYRRKIRSVQSTKKITKAMEMISSSRIMKATKKLEASAPYTRELFAAISAAASHATGVEKHPLTAEARLEKRAIFLVVTADRGLAGAYSINAIREGEALTRYLIDERGFDEAIPYVVGRKGVGFYKFREREMGAQWTGFSDQPTLKDAKRISKDLLERFLMPTEDGGADELHVVYTHFVNMVTQEVRVRRLLPVEVIEEEVDVSTGHIGRADNEPGEDKPYLPLYDFEPSANAVLDELLPRYVESAVYTALLMSAASEHAARRRACKSATDNAEDLIKTYTRLANQARQAEITQEISEIVGGADALASANAGS, encoded by the coding sequence ATGGGCGGCCAACAGAGGATCTACCGCCGGAAAATCCGGTCGGTGCAATCCACGAAGAAAATCACCAAAGCGATGGAGATGATTTCGTCATCTCGCATCATGAAGGCGACGAAGAAGTTAGAGGCCTCAGCTCCCTACACCCGGGAACTGTTTGCGGCCATTAGCGCCGCCGCTTCGCACGCAACTGGTGTGGAGAAGCACCCGCTGACTGCCGAGGCTCGGTTGGAGAAGCGCGCCATCTTCTTGGTGGTCACCGCTGACCGCGGTTTGGCTGGCGCTTATTCCATTAATGCCATTCGTGAAGGTGAGGCGCTGACCCGCTACCTCATCGACGAGCGCGGCTTTGACGAGGCGATTCCCTATGTCGTAGGCCGCAAGGGCGTGGGCTTCTACAAGTTCCGAGAGCGCGAAATGGGTGCGCAGTGGACGGGCTTCTCGGATCAGCCGACTCTGAAAGACGCCAAGCGCATCTCCAAAGATCTGCTGGAGCGGTTCCTGATGCCTACCGAAGACGGCGGAGCGGACGAGCTTCACGTCGTCTATACCCATTTCGTCAACATGGTCACGCAAGAAGTGCGAGTTCGCCGGTTGCTGCCAGTCGAGGTCATCGAAGAAGAGGTGGATGTTTCCACCGGGCATATCGGACGAGCGGACAACGAGCCGGGCGAGGACAAGCCCTACCTGCCGCTGTACGACTTCGAACCATCTGCCAACGCCGTGCTGGATGAGTTGTTGCCGCGCTACGTCGAAAGCGCGGTCTACACCGCGCTGCTGATGTCGGCCGCGTCCGAGCATGCTGCTCGGCGACGGGCCTGCAAGTCTGCGACTGACAACGCGGAAGATTTGATCAAGACCTACACCAGACTCGCAAACCAGGCCCGCCAGGCCGAAATCACCCAGGAGATCAGCGAGATCGTCGGCGGAGCCGACGCGCTGGCCTCCGCCAACGCAGGAAGCTGA
- the atpA gene encoding F0F1 ATP synthase subunit alpha — protein sequence MTELTIQPDEIRDAIQRNLDAFDTGNPRDEVGRVLETGDGIARVEGLHSAMTNELLEFKGGLMGLALNLDVREIGAVLLGNGDEIEEGQEVRRTGEVLSVPVGDNFLGRVVNPLGEPIDGLGEIETEHRRPLEVQAPTVVERQPVTEPLLTGIKSVDAMTAIGRGQRQLIIGDRQTGKTAVCIDAIINQRKNWESGDPKKQVRCIYVAIGQKGSTIAGVRGALEEHGAMDYTTIVAAPASDPAGFKYLAPYTGSAIGQHWMYEGKHVLIVFDDLSKQAEAYRAVSLLLRRPPGREAYPGDVFYLHSRLLERCAKLSDELGGGSMTGLPIIETKANDVSAYIPTNVISITDGQVFLESDLFNSGVRPAINVGISVSRVGGAAQPKAMKKVAGSLRLDLAQFRELEAFAAFGSDLDAASKAQLARGERLVELLKQPQYQPYAMENASVSVWAGTSGGMDDVPLPDIRRFEKEFLDFLGRDHADVLVTIHDTSELSDETVATLESALATFKNQFRTSEGTILGQEAEEEAIAEEEIDRMAITKKVRKG from the coding sequence ATGACTGAGCTGACGATCCAGCCGGATGAAATCCGCGACGCCATCCAGCGGAACCTGGACGCGTTCGATACGGGTAATCCCCGCGACGAGGTAGGCCGGGTTCTCGAAACCGGTGACGGCATCGCCCGGGTCGAAGGCCTGCATTCCGCTATGACCAACGAACTACTCGAGTTCAAGGGTGGGCTGATGGGCCTGGCGTTGAACTTGGATGTTCGCGAGATCGGTGCGGTACTGCTCGGCAACGGTGATGAGATCGAAGAAGGTCAGGAAGTCCGTCGCACCGGTGAGGTGCTCAGCGTCCCGGTGGGCGACAATTTCTTAGGTCGTGTGGTGAACCCGCTCGGTGAGCCGATTGACGGTCTAGGCGAGATTGAGACCGAACATCGCCGCCCGCTTGAGGTCCAGGCGCCCACGGTTGTGGAACGGCAACCGGTGACCGAGCCACTGCTAACTGGTATCAAGTCGGTGGACGCGATGACGGCTATCGGTCGTGGCCAGCGGCAGTTGATCATTGGTGACCGGCAGACCGGCAAGACTGCGGTGTGCATCGACGCGATCATCAACCAGCGCAAGAACTGGGAATCTGGCGATCCCAAGAAGCAGGTGCGGTGCATCTACGTCGCGATTGGCCAAAAGGGCTCCACCATCGCCGGTGTGCGCGGTGCGCTCGAAGAGCACGGCGCCATGGATTACACCACCATCGTCGCCGCCCCGGCGTCTGACCCGGCCGGCTTCAAGTACCTAGCGCCCTACACCGGTTCCGCCATTGGGCAGCACTGGATGTACGAGGGCAAGCATGTGCTGATCGTGTTCGACGATCTGTCCAAGCAGGCTGAGGCCTACCGAGCAGTATCGCTGCTACTGCGTCGCCCGCCAGGTCGCGAGGCCTACCCCGGTGACGTCTTCTACTTGCACTCCCGGCTGCTAGAGCGCTGCGCGAAGCTCAGCGACGAACTCGGTGGCGGTTCCATGACCGGTCTGCCGATCATCGAGACCAAGGCAAACGACGTGTCGGCCTACATCCCAACCAACGTCATCTCGATTACCGACGGACAGGTGTTCTTGGAATCTGACCTGTTCAACTCCGGTGTTCGCCCCGCGATCAACGTAGGTATTTCGGTTTCTCGTGTCGGTGGTGCCGCGCAGCCTAAGGCCATGAAGAAGGTCGCCGGTAGCCTCCGGCTGGACCTCGCCCAGTTCCGTGAGTTGGAGGCCTTCGCGGCGTTCGGTTCGGACTTGGACGCAGCATCCAAGGCGCAGTTGGCCCGTGGTGAACGACTGGTTGAGCTACTCAAGCAGCCGCAGTACCAGCCGTACGCGATGGAGAACGCTTCCGTGTCGGTGTGGGCGGGTACGTCTGGTGGCATGGACGATGTGCCGTTGCCCGACATCCGCCGGTTCGAAAAGGAGTTCTTAGACTTCCTGGGCCGCGATCATGCGGATGTGCTGGTCACGATTCACGACACCAGCGAGTTGTCCGACGAGACCGTGGCAACGTTGGAGAGCGCCCTTGCCACCTTCAAGAATCAGTTCCGCACCAGTGAAGGAACCATCCTGGGCCAAGAGGCCGAGGAGGAAGCAATCGCCGAAGAAGAAATCGATCGGATGGCGATCACAAAGAAGGTTCGCAAGGGCTGA